The following proteins come from a genomic window of Paucimonas lemoignei:
- the hcrC gene encoding xanthine dehydrogenase, small subunit, with product MIQFLLNNELRSEHALDPNLTVLNYLREHLHKPGTKEGCASGDCGACTVVVGELETDPQGQDSLRYRSLNSCLTFVASLHGKQLITVEDLKHQGKLHSVQQAMVDCHGSQCGFCTPGFVMSLFALQKNSLDADSHQAHEALAGNLCRCTGYRPILHAAEQSCSQRRPDQFDQRQAQTIARLRSIAPTTTGELNTPELNNGHMRCLVPQTVADLANLYEANPQARLLAGGTDLALEVTQFHRPLPVMIYVGNVAELKRIEHFDDRLEIGAATPLTDCYAALNKEYPDFGALLQRFASLQIRNQGTLGGNIGNASPIGDSPPLLIALGAQVVLRKGDTRRTLALEDYFIDYRVTVRQESEFIETIIVPKTSAEREFRAYKVSKRLDDDISAVCAAFNLHIEDGVIRDARVAFGGMAAIPKRASACEAALNGSPWTAETVEDACAALAKDFTPLSDFRASKEYRLLSAQNLLRKYFIELQTPHIQTRVTAYV from the coding sequence GTGATCCAATTTCTTTTAAACAACGAGTTGCGCTCCGAGCATGCTCTGGACCCCAACCTCACGGTGCTCAACTACCTGCGCGAGCATTTGCACAAGCCCGGCACCAAAGAAGGCTGCGCCAGCGGTGACTGTGGTGCCTGTACGGTCGTGGTCGGCGAACTGGAAACCGACCCCCAGGGCCAGGACAGCCTGCGTTATCGCAGCCTCAACTCCTGCCTGACTTTTGTCGCGTCCCTGCACGGCAAACAGCTGATCACGGTTGAAGACCTCAAACATCAGGGCAAGCTGCACAGCGTTCAACAGGCCATGGTCGATTGCCACGGTTCGCAGTGCGGCTTTTGTACGCCCGGCTTTGTCATGTCGCTGTTTGCCCTGCAAAAGAACAGCCTGGATGCAGACAGCCATCAAGCTCACGAAGCACTGGCGGGCAATCTGTGTCGCTGCACCGGTTACCGACCGATTCTGCACGCCGCGGAGCAATCCTGCAGCCAGCGCCGGCCCGATCAGTTCGACCAGCGTCAGGCGCAGACCATTGCCCGCCTGCGCAGCATCGCGCCCACCACAACCGGCGAGCTGAACACTCCTGAGCTAAACAATGGCCACATGCGTTGCCTGGTGCCGCAGACCGTGGCCGACCTGGCCAATCTCTACGAAGCCAACCCCCAGGCCCGGCTGCTGGCGGGCGGCACGGACCTGGCGCTGGAAGTCACCCAGTTCCATCGCCCGCTGCCGGTGATGATCTATGTAGGCAACGTTGCAGAACTCAAACGCATCGAGCATTTCGACGACCGCCTGGAAATCGGCGCGGCCACGCCACTGACCGATTGTTATGCCGCTTTGAACAAGGAATACCCGGACTTCGGCGCCCTGCTGCAGCGCTTCGCGTCGTTGCAGATTCGCAATCAAGGCACCCTCGGCGGCAACATCGGCAACGCCTCGCCCATCGGCGACTCCCCGCCACTGCTGATCGCCCTGGGCGCGCAAGTTGTGCTGCGCAAGGGCGACACCCGGCGCACATTGGCGCTTGAGGATTACTTCATTGATTACCGGGTGACGGTACGCCAGGAGAGCGAATTCATCGAAACCATCATCGTGCCCAAAACCAGCGCCGAACGTGAGTTCCGCGCCTACAAGGTCTCTAAACGCCTGGACGATGATATTTCAGCGGTCTGCGCAGCCTTTAATCTGCACATTGAAGACGGTGTAATCCGCGATGCCCGGGTCGCGTTTGGCGGCATGGCGGCGATCCCCAAACGCGCCAGCGCCTGCGAAGCGGCATTGAATGGTTCGCCCTGGACCGCCGAAACGGTTGAAGATGCCTGCGCCGCCCTGGCGAAGGATTTCACGCCGCTGTCGGACTTCCGCGCCAGCAAGGAATATCGCCTGCTCAGCGCCCAGAACCTGCTGCGCAAATACTTCATCGAACTGCAAACACCCCACATCCAGACGCGGGTAACGGCTTATGTCTAA
- a CDS encoding molybdenum cofactor sulfurylase — MNNWISALADLQTQGEPCVLVTIIEELGSTPRNAGSKMVVSTERIFDTIGGGHLEYKAMEIARQMLASRSQDTRLERFSLGASLGQCCGGVNVLLFEPMGQPQAQIAVFGAGHVGRALVPLLASLPCQVRWIDSREQEFPELIPSGVRQIVTEDPLDEIDTLPTGSYCIVMTHNHQLDLELSAAILKRGDFGYFGLIGSKTKRAKFEHRLRDRGFDGALLQRMRCPMGLSEVKGKLPIEIAISIAAEVIATYNVNFGQHSAGAEPIAKLMPVSRRSQAQFVGPALAGKAAVLAT, encoded by the coding sequence ATGAACAACTGGATCAGCGCCCTCGCCGACCTGCAAACCCAGGGTGAACCCTGTGTGTTGGTGACCATCATCGAAGAGCTCGGCTCAACGCCGCGCAACGCAGGGTCCAAGATGGTGGTCAGCACCGAACGGATTTTCGACACCATCGGCGGTGGGCACCTTGAATACAAAGCCATGGAAATCGCCCGGCAAATGCTCGCCAGCCGCAGCCAGGACACGCGCCTGGAACGCTTCAGCCTCGGCGCCAGCCTGGGCCAGTGTTGCGGTGGCGTGAATGTGTTGCTGTTCGAACCCATGGGCCAGCCTCAGGCGCAGATCGCGGTGTTTGGCGCCGGGCATGTGGGCCGCGCTTTGGTGCCGCTGCTCGCCAGCCTGCCCTGCCAGGTCCGCTGGATCGATTCCCGGGAACAGGAGTTTCCGGAGCTGATCCCGTCGGGCGTGCGGCAGATCGTCACTGAGGACCCGCTCGACGAAATCGATACACTGCCCACAGGCAGCTACTGCATCGTCATGACCCACAATCATCAGCTGGACCTGGAACTGAGCGCCGCGATTCTCAAGCGCGGCGATTTCGGCTATTTCGGGCTGATCGGCTCAAAGACCAAGCGGGCCAAATTCGAACACCGGTTGCGTGATCGTGGCTTCGACGGGGCACTGCTGCAACGCATGCGCTGCCCCATGGGCTTGAGTGAAGTCAAAGGCAAGCTGCCCATCGAGATTGCAATCTCCATCGCCGCCGAAGTCATCGCCACCTACAACGTCAACTTCGGCCAGCACAGCGCTGGGGCCGAACCGATTGCCAAGTTGATGCCGGTGTCACGCCGCAGCCAGGCGCAATTCGTGGGACCGGCTTTAGCCGGGAAGGCGGCGGTTCTGGCGACGTAG
- the hcrA_4 gene encoding xanthine dehydrogenase → MIALFQQDLTTGVGRSVKHDSADKHVSGEAVYIDDRLEFPNQLHVYARLSDRAHARIISVDTAPCYAFEGVRIAITHQDIPGLKDIGPLLPGDPLLAIDKVEFVGQPVLAVAARSLEIARQAAMAAVIEYEDLEPVLDVVQALRAKHFVLDSHTHQRGDSATALETAEHRIQGNLHIGGQEHFYLETQISSVMPTEDGGMIVYCSTQNPTEVQKLVAEVLDVSMAKIVVDMRRMGGGFGGKETQAASPACLCAVVARLTGQPTKMRLPRVEDMLMTGKRHPFYIEYDVGFHSDGRLHGIQLDLAGNCGYSPDLSASIVDRAMFHADNSYYLGDATINGHRCKTNTASNTAYRGFGGPQGMVAIEEVMDCIARYLGKDPLAVRKANYYGKTERNVTHYYQTVEHNMLEEMTAELEETSQYAERREAIRAFNASSPILKKGLALTPVKFGISFTASFLNQAGALIHIYTDGSIHLNHGGTEMGQGLNVKVAQVVAEVFQVDIDRIQITATNTDKVPNTSPTAASSGTDLNGKAAQNAAEILKQRLIEFAARHFKVEETDVEFRNGHIRAGEQIVSFESLAQLAWMGQVSLSSTGYYKTPKIFYDRSQARGRPFYYFAFGAACSEVIVDTLTGEYKMLRTDILHDVGASLNPAIDIGQVEGGYIQGMGWLTTEELVWNDKGKLMTNGPAGYKIPAVADMPLDLRVKLVENRKNPEDTVFHSKAVGEPPFMLGISAWCAIKDAVASLADYRLQPKIDAPATPERVLWGCEQMRLAVREPVGPALAANRPVHSLDV, encoded by the coding sequence ATGATCGCCCTGTTTCAACAGGACCTGACCACGGGCGTCGGCCGTAGCGTCAAGCACGACAGCGCCGATAAACACGTGTCCGGTGAAGCGGTGTATATCGATGACCGGCTGGAGTTTCCCAATCAACTGCACGTGTATGCGCGGCTGTCCGACCGCGCCCACGCGCGGATCATCAGCGTCGACACTGCGCCCTGCTACGCCTTTGAAGGGGTGCGCATCGCGATCACCCACCAAGACATTCCCGGCCTTAAAGACATCGGCCCGTTGCTGCCCGGCGATCCGTTGCTGGCCATCGACAAAGTCGAGTTCGTCGGCCAGCCGGTGCTCGCCGTCGCCGCCCGCAGCCTGGAGATTGCCCGGCAGGCGGCCATGGCTGCAGTGATCGAATACGAAGACCTGGAACCGGTGCTGGACGTGGTTCAGGCCTTGCGCGCCAAGCATTTCGTGCTCGACAGCCACACTCATCAACGCGGCGATTCAGCCACTGCGCTGGAAACCGCTGAACATCGCATTCAAGGCAATCTGCACATTGGCGGGCAAGAGCATTTCTACCTGGAAACGCAGATTTCCTCGGTCATGCCCACCGAAGACGGCGGCATGATCGTCTACTGCTCGACCCAGAACCCCACCGAAGTGCAGAAGCTGGTCGCTGAAGTGCTGGACGTGTCCATGGCCAAAATCGTGGTCGACATGCGCCGCATGGGCGGTGGTTTTGGTGGCAAGGAAACCCAGGCGGCCAGCCCTGCCTGCCTGTGCGCAGTGGTGGCGCGCTTGACCGGCCAACCGACCAAGATGCGCCTGCCCCGTGTCGAAGACATGCTGATGACCGGCAAGCGCCACCCGTTCTATATCGAATACGACGTGGGTTTCCACAGCGACGGGCGGCTGCACGGCATCCAGCTGGATCTGGCGGGCAATTGCGGTTATTCGCCGGACTTGTCGGCGTCCATTGTTGACCGGGCGATGTTCCATGCCGACAACTCGTACTACCTGGGCGACGCGACGATCAACGGCCATCGCTGCAAGACCAACACCGCGTCCAACACGGCTTATCGCGGCTTCGGCGGCCCGCAAGGCATGGTCGCCATCGAAGAGGTCATGGATTGCATCGCGCGTTATCTGGGCAAGGATCCGCTGGCCGTGCGCAAGGCCAATTACTACGGCAAGACCGAGCGCAACGTCACCCATTACTACCAGACCGTCGAGCACAACATGCTCGAAGAAATGACGGCCGAACTGGAAGAAACCAGCCAGTACGCCGAGCGTCGTGAAGCGATACGCGCCTTCAACGCCAGCAGCCCGATCCTCAAAAAAGGCCTGGCCCTGACCCCGGTCAAGTTCGGTATTTCCTTCACCGCCAGCTTTCTCAATCAGGCGGGCGCACTGATCCACATTTACACCGACGGCAGCATTCACCTGAACCACGGCGGCACGGAAATGGGCCAGGGCCTGAACGTGAAAGTCGCCCAGGTGGTGGCTGAAGTCTTTCAGGTGGACATTGATCGTATCCAGATCACCGCCACCAATACCGACAAGGTGCCCAATACCTCACCGACAGCAGCGTCCAGCGGCACCGACCTGAACGGCAAGGCGGCGCAGAACGCGGCGGAAATTCTCAAGCAGCGGCTGATTGAATTTGCCGCCAGGCATTTCAAGGTCGAAGAAACCGACGTCGAGTTTCGCAATGGCCACATTCGTGCGGGCGAGCAGATCGTCTCCTTCGAGTCCTTGGCGCAACTGGCCTGGATGGGCCAGGTGTCGCTGTCCAGCACCGGGTATTACAAGACTCCGAAGATTTTCTATGACCGCAGCCAGGCCCGTGGTCGGCCGTTCTATTACTTCGCTTTTGGCGCGGCGTGCAGCGAAGTGATCGTCGACACCCTGACCGGCGAATACAAAATGCTGCGCACCGACATCCTGCATGACGTCGGCGCCTCCCTGAACCCGGCCATCGACATCGGCCAGGTCGAGGGCGGCTACATTCAAGGCATGGGTTGGTTGACCACCGAAGAGCTGGTGTGGAACGACAAAGGCAAACTGATGACCAACGGCCCGGCGGGCTACAAGATCCCGGCGGTGGCCGACATGCCGCTGGATCTGCGGGTCAAGCTGGTGGAAAACCGCAAGAACCCGGAAGACACGGTGTTCCATTCCAAAGCCGTGGGCGAGCCGCCGTTCATGCTCGGCATCTCGGCGTGGTGCGCGATCAAGGACGCGGTGGCGAGCCTGGCTGACTATCGCCTTCAACCGAAGATCGACGCCCCTGCCACGCCAGAGCGGGTGTTGTGGGGGTGTGAGCAGATGAGACTGGCCGTGCGCGAACCTGTGGGACCGGCTTTAGCCGCGAATAGGCCAGTACATTCGCTGGATGTTTAG